One segment of Drosophila ananassae strain 14024-0371.13 chromosome 3R, ASM1763931v2, whole genome shotgun sequence DNA contains the following:
- the LOC6506940 gene encoding uncharacterized protein LOC6506940: MEDDYSFHNFFSTRDDFFFDDDDKDDEPEEVEVTKYTYKDYMKKIMGLFPLPEKPVHMCHDAFIKKLLAPFGLQKLDRDRKLNYEQTDPFEFTFESANEDFLANLYATNYKARATMYMARATFLARQSTDQRSRSVLSVDQRKSAFKTAQMFKTRFRNLISDFRNVCVIYQLVQLQEILNVMREHPPEGTDPNNTIFVWCYKENLKRFQEQSATVYIDILEENKSQTTLDDLKFYVDLTEIIRLVRILHRDVVKEKDLCAVHGFMEHLTDTTMDIDKIIGLPYETVMAEHDALVEENQNKQGKFQNPGLKAKQLALKKERFQSDYIMPVETRYRINWTYDKKEQFQFKDDLHCKVYTDELQRLADLTEKDMRVRQSVTYEYLYLIEFYKKRINQVQQAYDEDMESAENMVQTTRNRVNKCKEDLKLAIDKVEMFRRKTKEVRDKIAEEKEAERARLSAARPSKRPSQQVQVKEKGKKKKKK; encoded by the exons ATGGAAGACGATTATTCGTTTCATAATTTCTTTTCCACCAGGGATGACTTCTTTTTCGACGACGATGACAAAGATGATGAACCAGAGGAGGTGGAGGTCACAAAGTACACCTATAAAGATTACATGAAGAAGATTATGGGCCTGTTTCCATTGCCAGAGAAGCCAGTGCATATGTGTCATGATGCGTTTATCAAAAAATTACTGGCTCCATTTGGCCTGCAGAAACTGGACCGTGACCGTAAGCTCAATTACGAGCAAACAGATCCTTTTGAATTTACCTTTGAGAGTGCGAACGAGGACTTTCTGGCCAATCTATATGCCACGAACTACAAGGCTCGGGCCACTATGTATATGGCCAGGGCCACTTTCTTGGCCAGACAATCCACTGATCAGCGTAGTAGGTCAGTTCTTAGCGTGGATCAGCGGAAATCGGCCTTCAAAACGGCTCAAATGTTCAAGACCCGGTTCCGTAATTTGATATCAGATTTCCGTAATGTTTGCGTCATTTATCAGCTGGTCCAGCTCCAGGAAATCCTGAATGTAATGAGGGAGCATCCCCCCGAAGGAACTGATCCAAATAACACAATTTTCGTGTGGTGTTACAAGGAAAATTTGAAGCGATTCCAGGAACAAAGTGCCACAGtatatatagatattttaGAGGAAAATAAGTCACAGACCACACTGGATGATCTTAAGTTTTATGTCGACCTAACTGAGATAATTCGTCTGGTACGAATACTGCACCGGGATGTGGTCAAGGAAAAGGATCTATGTGCCGTCCATGGTTTTATGGAGCATCTTAC aGACACTACCATGGATATTGATAAGATAATTGGTTTGCCATATGAGACTGTAATGGCGGAACATGATGCTTTGGTTGAGGAAAATCAGAATAAACAAGGAAAGTTTCAAAATCCAGGTTTGAAGGCCAAGCAGCTGGCCTTAAAAAAAGAGCGTTTTCAAAGCGATT acATCATGCCTGTGGAAACTCGATATAGAATAAATTGGACGTACGACAAGAAGGAACAATTTCAGTTCAAAGATGACTTACATTGTAAG GTTTACACCGATGAGTTGCAAAGATTGGCCGATTTAACCGAAAAGGATATGAGAGTGCGTCAGAGTGTCACTTATGAATACCTCTACCTGATCGAGTTCTATAAGAAGCGCATCAATCAGGTCCAACAGGCCTACGACGAGGACATGGAGTCAGCAGAGAATATGGTGCAGACCACACGCAATCGCGTCAACAAATGCAAGGAGGACCTCAAACTGGCCATTGATAAGGTGGAGATGTTTAGGCGAAAAACCAAAGAGGTGCGCGATAAGATAGCTGAAGAAAAGGAGGCAGAGAGGGCTCGATTGTCAGCG GCTCGTCCATCCAAAAGACCATCTCAGCAAGTCCAAGTCAAGGAGAAGggcaaaaagaagaaaaagaagtgA
- the LOC6503589 gene encoding uncharacterized protein LOC6503589, translated as MESDSGEIKDAMEVVVPEDDSSNVVQETEEDTAAELTPKTSDVATNTDEPNNVRPVAVVQPRRLDEDSKQADSLFDYAQVAALEYGISRFLSARDNIPGPTYTASPLCTSSDAGSSSSSDGRSSRRGVYSTFVNLSRVVLFSTLPPPPPAVSFYPGNSLFFNSTAVREGAIYVEEYIRELLSLNLRRIRHDRSFMDPSNVETRRRLRRNFRSVLSLLRNLTTDYARSLGCNPMELTEFRQLRSLYLAARRIGRSMGRSEAPRFPRQNSEAGVEGDADDSEAEDAPARNEADILPAVERFIQLLGRNVPSGHNSIPIMLDGSSPYVQALISERRHLQDEEEEEQFGVDPNPNRSNEN; from the exons ATGGAGTCCGATTCGGGTGAGATAAAAGATGCCATGGAGGTTGTGGTCCCCGAAGATGATTCCTCGAATGTCGTCCaggaaactgaggaagatacAGCAGCAGAACTGACTCCCAAGACTAGCGATGTCGCCACCAATACTGACGAG ccgaACAATGTAAGGCCAGTGGCTGTTGTGCAACCACGTCGTCTGGACGAGGACTCGAAACAGGCTGATAGCCTTTTTGATTATGCCCAGGTTGCCGCCTTGGAATACGGCATTTCCCGCTTTCTTTCAGCCCGTGACAACATCCCTGGCCCCACCTACACAGCCAGTCCATTGTGTACTAGCTCGGATGCCGGAAGTAGCTCTTCCTCTGATGGCCGCAGTTCCCGCCGCGGAGTCTACTCCACTTTTGTGAACCTTAGCAGAGTTGTTCTATTCTCGACCTTGCCACCTCCCCCTCCGGCTGTCTCCTTTTATCCGGGTAATTCCCTCTTCTTCAATTCAACTGCTGTCCGTGAAGGAGCTATTTATGTGGAGGAGTACATCCGCGAGTTGTTGAGCCTCAACCTGCGTCGCATCAGACACGATCGCAGCTTTATGGATCCAAGCAATGTGGAGACCCGCCGTAGACTACGCCGAAACTTCCGTTCCGTACTATCTCTTCTGAGGAATCTGACCACCGATTATGCCCGCTCCCTTGGCTGTAATCCCATGGAGCTGACAGAGTTCCGGCAGTTGCGTTCGCTTTACTTGGCGGCACGTCGCATTGGACGTTCGATGGGGCGTTCAGAGGCGCCTCGGTTCCCCAGGCAGAACAGCGAAGCTGGCGTTGAGGGTGATGCAGATGACTCTGAGGCCGAGGATGCCCCAGCTAGGAATGAAGCGGACATATTGCCGGCTGTTGAGCGATTCATCCAGTTGCTGGGACGGAATGTTCCATCGGGACACAATTCCATACCCATCATGCTGGATGGCAGTTCCCCGTACGTACAGGCCCTGATCAGCGAGCGCCGTCACCTTCAagatgaggaggaggaggagcagttTGGAGTAGATCCCAACCCCAATCGTTCCAATGAAAATTGA